ATtagacctctctctctctctctcacacacacacacacacacacacacacacacacacacacatttatatgaaAATTTGAAAGAAATTCTCAAGAATAATACAGTGACGTAAAAATAATTCCAACTGAAGATTTTGATCACTCTTCTGCTGTGACAAAACCACACGGCCCATAATGCATTGCAGCAGGGTTAATGGCATTAGATTTTGAACATTTATATAAAAAATTTCAGCCACAACAGGTGGTGGAAAAGGAAATACATTTTTCTAAAAGatacacaaatgaaaacaaaattaaacatatgTATGCATACAGTTTTAAGGTGGACCAAAGTTTATTGTTTAAACCTCCTGTAAATGTGTTATAATATTTCACAAAATGTTTTGGTTTTTATCAAATTCAAGATTTAAACTGGTTTGTTATAGTTAGACAGGGAATTGATATTAAAAacctttatttcttgttgttagaaagtaattatttttaaaaagtttgCCTTATAAATAGAGATTTCAGTAATCGGATCAAACCTGTCAGCCATACCAATTATGACGCTTACAGTTTGGTTTTGCTACAGCAGAAATGGCCAACCCTGATCCTAAAGGATATGATATAAAAACGTTATTACAATCCCAATGGAGGAACTGATGAAAGTGGCTAAGGGCTACAGGACTTCTGCCCTCATGACGTAGGCAACCAAGTTATTAAGTTACTTTATTTATGGAGGTCTTAAATGTGTCTCAAATTGGTATTTAAAGGGTTTGACTCACCGTAAGCATAGGAATGTGCAGATCTATGTGGTTGAAATGGTTATTAGTTGTTCAGGAGTCTAACAGCAGAGGGAGAGAAGCTGATTTATGGCCTGAGGTTTTTGTCTGTAAGGACCTGAACCTCCTCCCTGAGGTCCAACATTCAATGCTGGTCCAAGATGGGATGCTGGTGATTGGATTCTGGACCAGCGTTGCATGTTGGACCAGCATGCCTGCATCCAAAACACAACATGCAGTTTTTTTTCAGCATGGATGCCATGTTTTCTGATCCTGTCATTGAATTATGTAATGTAACGTCACGTAATGGCCTGGCTTTAAGACTCACAGGTCAGATACAtagcctgggtcaccttgcccTGGCTACTACTCCAATATGCAATAGAGTCCTTCACAGGAGACTTAAAGTCTGCTACCACTCCTTTAATCTATGCAGCTGTCTGCTTATCTGACTGCTTTTCCATCCAGCAAGAAGAGGACATTTCAGGacatttcaagatttaaaagaatcatttaaatAAACTCGTTTTACTGCTattcatcaaggttcattataactgtgtttaattactgaaattaattattattctgtggttaataattatttatgataatcagtaaggtTTAACTATGATAAGAATCATGTGCACTTAGTCAGCTCACACAGGTCACAGTAACTAAGTTAAAGTTGCACTCACACGATCTTTTCCCACAACACCAGAACTTTCTATCTTCAgggaggcgtgtttctgagggtttgttaaatcttccttctacatgtcaaaacctgattcaTTAGAAATGATAATATCTTcttttaaaacagaactctcgtcattttgcgagtgagttctagagaaggttgggacggccgcccaacgctctttaaccaaacaagcgatttctgtcacgctggcagaattgctccaacacaacaaaacgacacctgcagaacaagccgatgctacgagattccttaagaatctgcagacgcaaaccaattaaacctgtgtgcctgcggcattTCTAGGACCGGAGAAGTCGGTACCGtcggtcttccctaccggacccagtaccctgaggctgttcaacatactcctctgacctccggatccacgacgAGGGTCGCctgacggtgaggtagaacacagattgtgcTCTTTAAGAAGAACAACTTAGCTTATTGACAAAATCAAATTCTTTCTCCACCCAGAACACGTCCTCTCTTTAAGATGCAAGTTCTGATACATgcattcacccgcaaacaaaacacacttcaccttagattcatccaaacacaggggtgtttttaataccaaagcttttataaattgtcttttatattgtcatgtttaatttgtttagtaatacatttcttaacctttttaaacttgactctttcttgaaataaacatGGAGTGGGTGTACACTGatcactgaacaagcaaagatctttagatcttctgaattaacaaataacttttgctattaaattaaatctttaaaaataaatattataatcttttgattaacatagaccaagcaagttggtgtatgaatttatatctattatacatatatatatatatccatatatgtatatatacatgtatgtttcATTCGTTTGTTCGTTTGTTATTTGTTTGATCTTCTTAGGAATGAAAacataagctgatagcaacagcctttaactCCTAGATATGTAGTTCATTAACACTACAGTAAGTTAATCATTTACTCTTGCTTCTCTGAAGCTGTGTTCTGTTGTTTAGAACTCCTAATTCCTCAGTTTAGTCTAACTAAACCTGGATAGGAAAATCATCTTGCATGAACCCAGATCCAGAGAAACCTTGGTCATCACATGTAGGTAGTTGGCTGCAAAGGCGATCTCTTTCTGTTTTCAATGCTTGAtatttctcctccagctgcttGCTGTGGTAGAAGCAGGACTGGTTCAAGTTTGGTTGTTTTGAATGAGCTGTAACAAAACAAAAACTGTTAGATATGACTCATGTTGTCCACTGATTTGCAACTtccatttaatttattttctttttttacacaACTTACAGTAGAGTCGTAGGGACACATTGAGTACAGCTTGTGTCACACACAACAATCCTAGGATTAAGATGCCTATTCTGAGAAGTCTTCTCTCTGTGAACAcatgaaaaacacaaacacactcaaaTGAAACTATAAATCGCTGCTTTCaatcttgtttttgtttaatttgaGTTTTTATAAAATAATCTGAGAATAAAATGTAATCATTGTAGTTTTATGTTTACAGTCAGATTCTCGACTTAGTGTTTTTGATGCTCTTACCTTTGTCAGGTCCAGATTTAGTTGATATGTTTGTTGGTGGGGTTGGTTTGGTTGCAGAGACTTTTTCCAGCCCTGGAATAGTCTCATAATCAGAGTCCTTCGTCATGATGGTTTCTGTGCTGTGAGAACGTCCAAACTGAACCCATACGCGGTATCACTGTTTAAAGCTTTGCATTGTAGAAAAGGAAGTGGTTTTTACTGACTCAGGAAATGTAACATTTTGAGAACTTGGTGAGTCATCCTGCAGGGGCAACTGGTATTTGATGTCATTTTTGCAATTTGAAGGTAAAAAGCTAAACTTTTGGTACAATAGGCTGAACATTACTGTCAGAGTAGAAAAGATGGGTAGGTGGACTGGATGAGCTGTAAAAGGTGTGTCCCTCCTCTTGCCTAGTGATTACTGGAGTTAAACACAGCTCCCCATAATCCTACAGAGGAATGAGCAATCCAGAAGATGAGTGATGAGAAAAAGGCATTTTCATTCCAATTGCAGCAGAGGAAACACATTCTGATGGTTGACTACCACTATTAAAGATCACGTCTCTTACAATGGGAAAATAAGTACATATTCAATACACATCTGACTCACCACAAGCTGTTTGAAGTAAGAAGAGATCAAACATTTTCAAAAGGTTGAGCTTTATCTGTCGATGTATCGAAGGGTTTTATCTAAAACTTGGCATAAAAAAAACGTTTCTGAGTTTCTAAAATATAATTTTCACATCCAAACAAAGCTGTGACGACAACTACTTCTCTACAAAACACGGTTGTTGTGTCGATGACACTTACGGATCTCTATTTTTAAGAGGATATTTTAAATGGTGTACTGTCCATCCAGCGTTCAGCTGTAGGTGTCTGCTGAGATGTGCAGCTTGTGCAAACATTTACTAAAGTTGGTATCAAGAATCCATGAATATGTGACTTTCACATATCACAAGTATCCAAGTTAGActacactctgtgtgtgtgtgtgtgtgtgtgtgtgtgtgtgtgtgtgtgtgtgtgtgtgtgtgtgtgtgtgtgtgtgtgtgtgtgtgtgtgtgtgtgtgtgtgtgtgtgtgtgtgtgtgtgtgtgtgtgtgtgttttctccatACATTTATGCATAAACTCTGATCCGCCCAGTTTAATATTTTACCCTAAGAGGTGAAAATCCTGCAGGAAGAAGACGTTCATGTCTGTCACCTGAACAACACTGGTACCGCAATCAGAGCAGCACTTTTATCTCCTCGATTTAAAGCTTCGGTGGAACGAATGATGCAAATAGTGATAATTCGACACCACTTCCATATATCCTAACAACCATGAGGAAACACCAAAAGTGTGTTGGAAAAGGTGAAACCCCCTAGAGGAAAAAGGAGGAATCACAGGGAGAAAAcgaacattatatatatatatatatatatatatatatatatatatatatatatatatatatatatatatatatatatattctacaCTAATAttatatgtacttttaggaacctgaTATCTGTTTTCATTGCATTTGATGActctatatacacacacacatacacacacagagacatcaTTTCCAATGCTGGTGGATACAGGAGTGTTTCACTACACATTTTCACTGGTGAGTTTCTAAAAACAGTTTCAAAagacaactgtgtgtgtgtgcgtacgtgattgcttgcatgcatgtgtgtatgtgacaTACACAGCTTACAGTGTCATGTACCAATAGTGTGAACGGTGTGCAAACCTATTTTGAGCTAGGAGGATTCAGATGTCGTCTGCAGCTTTGTCTACCTCCAAACTTCTGTGGGATGACCGGAGATTAATCGTTCGAGAAGGAAATGAGCCAGATGTGACATGTTGTTTCTCATTAGTGGCATGCAGCTCACTTTTTTTTCCCACATCTTAAAACAAATATCCAACTTTGAATGTGTGCGTGACAGCTGGAGATGAGTGCTCAGctaagtggaggaaaataaatcaAAGCACTTGCCATCTTTTTGTGATGATTTGTCTAATTCTTGTCTGCCGTGTCCGTAGAGGGAGGGGAAGGAGGAGAGATGTAGCAGAGAGATGAGggtgaggtggtgtgtgtgtgagtggatagAGAGATGGGAACAAAACTAGTCAGAGAGACAGAGGGAAAAGTGTCTTTAGACCAGCTGCACAGCAAATCTGTTTATTCTGCACAATTTGGCATCAAACACAACAGACTGCTGAGTGCTTGCTTCTGCTTGTGGTGCCCCATTAAAATGGAATTTATTGGTGCCTTAAGAGTAAGTCCAAATTACACATTTTCCCCTCCTCTCTGCTCCCTCACCCCCTCCTCGTTtgcacttttctctctctctttttttttcttcttctgtggtgatgtcagtgtGGTTTTCCCCTCCGTGGTTcttgcagcagctgtcagataaaTTGTCAGAGCTGCTCATTACAGACCAGTACAGGCAGGCTTGCTAGGCATGCCCACCTACAAGTCACCCATCAGTGCCATCTCCTCTGTCGTCTGAGTGAGTGCTGCTCACACTCATGCATCAGTTTTAAAAAGAGCCTGTGCTGGCTTCTTGTGCATCTGTCAGGAGTATTCTTCTTTCGCTCATTTCATTTGCTGCTAAAATAATTAAACAACCTGTTACTTGTTTACTTCACAGCATGCAGACCGAACTTTTTAGCTGTTAAAGACAGCGTGAACTCTAGGCCCCATCTCGCTCCATAAATCTCCTCAGCCAATGATAAATTCATATTTAATGACCGCAGCCGTCGTCTGGGAAGGAGGAGCATTCTTTCGTTATTGCCTCTTTCCCCCTGCTGCTCGGTCGAGATAATTGATTTCTCTGTGGTAACAAGGTATCGACCATGCACTGTAGCCAGCTAAGACGGCAGTTCGATTCAAAGGAGGGGTGGAGAAGAAGAAGGGGTGAGAAAAAAAGGGAGAAAAGAGATGAAGCTGAGGGAAGAAGAGCACTGAAAGCTAACAAGCTGCACAATTATCTGCAGTTAGGAAAACTTGCAGGTTTTAGGTGACTATAGATCAGATAGTGACTGTTTTTTTTTCAAGATTTTAGAGATGGAGAATATTTAATCTGTAGTTTGTTTAACATCATAGTTGGATTTGATTTTTAACCCTTTCCTGCAGATTCAAGCGATGCCTTGTGTGGGTGTTAATGTTATTACA
This sequence is a window from Nothobranchius furzeri strain GRZ-AD chromosome 3, NfurGRZ-RIMD1, whole genome shotgun sequence. Protein-coding genes within it:
- the LOC139068984 gene encoding uncharacterized protein, whose protein sequence is MTKDSDYETIPGLEKVSATKPTPPTNISTKSGPDKERRLLRIGILILGLLCVTQAVLNVSLRLYSHSKQPNLNQSCFYHSKQLEEKYQALKTERDRLCSQLPTCDDQGFSGSGFMQDDFPIQV